From a region of the Georgenia yuyongxinii genome:
- a CDS encoding TrmH family RNA methyltransferase: MTERLDAQLTNPRAERVRRVAGLSRRSARERHGQFLVEGPQGVREAVRHAPAQVRDVYLTPEAAKRHPEIPVEAAAAGRYLHTATPEVLAAMSADAQGVLAVLDADGPTTAATVADLRALHDGAGPRLVAVLAQVADPGNAGTVIRAADAAGADAVVLTGGSVELLNPKVVRSTAGSLFHLPVVTGVSLEEVLGALRGAGSVKAVLAADAAGEWDLDELADRAHSAATGGGAGWDDELAATALVAPELAAPTVWLFGNEAHGLGPAERAACDAVVRVPIHGLAESLNLATAATLCLYASARAQRRETRD; the protein is encoded by the coding sequence TCGCGGGGCTGTCCAGGCGCTCGGCGCGTGAACGGCACGGCCAGTTCCTCGTCGAGGGCCCGCAGGGGGTGCGCGAGGCCGTCCGGCACGCCCCCGCCCAGGTCCGCGACGTCTACCTCACCCCCGAGGCTGCAAAGCGCCACCCCGAGATCCCGGTCGAGGCCGCCGCCGCCGGCAGGTACCTGCACACCGCGACGCCGGAGGTGCTCGCCGCCATGAGCGCCGACGCGCAGGGCGTGCTCGCCGTCCTCGACGCTGACGGCCCCACCACCGCCGCCACGGTCGCCGACCTCCGGGCGCTGCACGACGGCGCGGGTCCCCGGCTCGTCGCCGTGCTCGCCCAGGTGGCCGATCCGGGCAACGCGGGCACCGTCATCCGGGCCGCGGACGCCGCCGGCGCCGACGCCGTCGTCCTCACCGGGGGCAGCGTCGAGCTCCTCAACCCCAAGGTGGTCCGCTCGACGGCGGGCTCGCTGTTCCACCTCCCGGTGGTCACGGGCGTCTCCCTCGAGGAGGTGCTCGGCGCGCTGCGCGGCGCCGGGAGCGTGAAGGCGGTCCTCGCCGCCGACGCGGCGGGGGAGTGGGACCTCGACGAGCTCGCGGACCGCGCCCACAGCGCCGCCACCGGCGGCGGCGCCGGCTGGGACGACGAGCTCGCCGCGACCGCGCTCGTCGCCCCCGAGCTGGCCGCGCCCACGGTCTGGCTGTTCGGCAACGAGGCCCACGGCCTCGGCCCGGCCGAGCGGGCGGCGTGCGACGCCGTCGTCCGCGTGCCCATCCACGGGCTGGCCGAGTCCCTCAACCTGGCGACGGCGGCCACGCTGTGCCTGTACGCCTCGGCCCGCGCGCAGCGGCGCGAGACCCGTGACTGA
- a CDS encoding nucleoside/nucleotide kinase family protein: protein MLDRVATVRGRGGPDRGGRALIGLVGAPGAGKSTVAGLLAAAVQIAGTACAVVGMDGFHLAQAELERLGRTDRKGAPDTFDAEGYVALVRRIRVQRPDSATVYAPLFDRRLEEPVGSAVPVPATTPVVLTEGNYLLLPEEPWHRLRRLLDETWFVEVDDVERRARLLARHLAHGRPPEVASAFAHGSDERNAALIGANRARADVIVRWHTDPSVH from the coding sequence CTGCTCGACCGCGTGGCGACGGTGCGCGGCCGTGGCGGCCCCGACCGCGGCGGCCGCGCACTCATCGGCCTCGTCGGTGCGCCCGGGGCCGGCAAGTCCACCGTCGCCGGGCTGCTCGCCGCCGCGGTCCAGATCGCCGGGACCGCCTGCGCCGTCGTCGGCATGGACGGCTTCCACCTCGCCCAGGCCGAGCTCGAGCGCCTCGGCCGCACCGACCGCAAGGGCGCGCCGGACACCTTCGACGCCGAGGGCTACGTGGCGCTCGTGCGCCGCATCCGCGTGCAGCGGCCCGACTCCGCCACCGTCTACGCCCCGCTGTTCGACCGGCGCCTCGAGGAGCCCGTCGGCAGCGCGGTCCCGGTGCCCGCCACCACGCCGGTGGTCCTGACCGAGGGGAACTACCTGCTGCTCCCGGAGGAGCCGTGGCACCGGCTGCGACGGCTGCTCGACGAGACCTGGTTCGTCGAGGTCGACGACGTGGAGCGGCGGGCGCGCCTGCTTGCCCGTCACCTCGCCCACGGCCGCCCGCCGGAGGTGGCCTCCGCGTTCGCCCACGGCTCGGACGAGCGCAACGCCGCGCTGATCGGCGCGAACCGTGCCCGCGCCGACGTGATCGTGCGCTGGCACACGGACCCGTCGGTCCACTAG
- a CDS encoding PfkB family carbohydrate kinase produces the protein MSRVVCCGLTTLDLTQVVDRVPAPDEKVVARSVTVDVGGPAANAARTVAALQHPVTLVTALGTGPVAGLARELLAAEGVEVVDVAADDGAPALSTVLVTAGTGERAVVSTNAVGRATATPAGDVLDRAGALLVDGHLLAAQTALAREARARGAVVLLDGGSWKPGLEDLLAHVDLALLSADFTLPPELTGNSRARDAVLDATARLGPVFVAQSHGPDPIRVLAEGRRYTLPVPHVPAGEVVDTLGAGDVLHGVTAMHLADGASWCNAVARGARVASRSVRYAGALGWAAGG, from the coding sequence ATGAGCCGTGTCGTCTGCTGCGGGCTGACCACCCTCGACCTCACCCAGGTGGTCGACCGGGTTCCCGCCCCGGACGAGAAGGTCGTCGCCCGGTCCGTCACCGTCGACGTCGGGGGCCCCGCCGCGAACGCGGCCCGGACCGTCGCGGCCCTGCAGCACCCGGTCACGCTCGTCACCGCGCTGGGGACAGGCCCTGTCGCCGGCCTGGCCCGCGAGCTGCTGGCGGCGGAGGGCGTCGAGGTCGTGGACGTCGCGGCCGACGACGGCGCTCCCGCCCTGTCCACCGTGCTCGTCACCGCCGGCACGGGTGAGCGCGCGGTGGTCTCGACCAACGCCGTCGGCCGGGCGACCGCCACGCCGGCGGGTGACGTCCTCGACCGCGCGGGCGCCCTGCTCGTCGACGGGCACCTGCTGGCGGCCCAGACGGCGCTCGCCCGCGAGGCCCGGGCGCGTGGCGCCGTCGTCCTCCTCGACGGTGGCTCGTGGAAGCCGGGCCTGGAGGACCTGCTCGCGCACGTGGACCTGGCGCTGCTCTCGGCCGACTTCACCCTCCCGCCGGAGCTGACCGGCAACTCGCGGGCACGGGACGCGGTGCTCGACGCCACCGCCCGGCTCGGGCCCGTCTTCGTGGCGCAGTCCCACGGCCCGGACCCTATCCGGGTCCTGGCGGAGGGCCGGCGGTACACCCTGCCGGTGCCGCACGTGCCGGCCGGAGAGGTGGTCGACACCCTCGGCGCCGGGGACGTGCTGCACGGCGTCACCGCCATGCACCTGGCTGACGGCGCGTCGTGGTGCAACGCGGTCGCGCGCGGGGCGCGGGTGGCGAGCCGGTCGGTGCGCTACGCCGGGGCGCTGGGCTGGGCGGCCGGCGGCTAG
- a CDS encoding CBS domain-containing protein yields the protein MRISDVLRRKGDAVVTIRSDATVADLLEVLAEHRIGAVVVSDTEGSVDGVVSERDIVLHLRTSADSTRASAVRDLMTTEVVTCTPEDDLESLARTMTERRVRHLPVLVEGRLVGIVSIGDIVKQRLDELQDERDELVKYVQRSVT from the coding sequence ATGCGCATCTCCGACGTTCTTCGCCGCAAGGGTGACGCTGTCGTCACCATCCGTAGCGACGCCACCGTCGCGGACCTTCTCGAGGTGCTCGCCGAGCATCGCATCGGCGCCGTGGTGGTCTCCGACACCGAGGGGAGCGTCGACGGCGTGGTCAGCGAGCGAGACATCGTGCTGCACCTGCGCACGAGCGCCGACTCCACCCGGGCCAGCGCCGTGCGCGACCTCATGACCACCGAGGTGGTCACCTGCACCCCCGAGGACGACCTCGAGTCCCTCGCCCGCACCATGACGGAGCGGCGCGTGCGGCACTTGCCGGTCCTGGTCGAGGGCCGGCTCGTTGGCATCGTGAGCATCGGCGACATCGTCAAGCAGCGCCTGGACGAGCTGCAGGACGAGCGGGACGAGCTGGTCAAGTACGTCCAGCGGTCCGTGACCTGA
- a CDS encoding siderophore-interacting protein produces the protein MLTSATQAAGVKDDRPAYRPFAVRVARLHRLSPHFTRVTLTGEDLRWFGTDRLDQRVKIVFPLHGRLCDIGATDPRTHLDGTWYARWRDLPPNERGPFRTYTVRDVRPEHRELDVDMVVHDDGGPAARWLAAAAPGEELIVVGPDVRSHESHVGIDWAPGTATELLLAGDETAAPAICAILETLPAGRRARAFIEVPDAEDFLDVALPAHAEITWLARGGRAHGELLVPAVREWIGANARVVEPARALGEQPLEDVDVDSEILWDSPVVRVLAHDLCGRSARCGSDFYAWFAGEAGIIRTLRRLLVSEAGVCRRRVAFMGYWRLGRAEAQ, from the coding sequence ATGCTTACCTCAGCGACGCAGGCTGCGGGCGTCAAGGACGACCGGCCCGCCTACCGCCCGTTCGCCGTGCGTGTGGCGAGGCTGCATCGCCTCAGCCCGCACTTCACCCGGGTGACCCTCACGGGCGAGGACCTGCGGTGGTTCGGCACCGACCGGCTCGACCAGCGGGTCAAGATCGTGTTCCCCCTCCACGGCCGCCTCTGCGACATCGGCGCCACCGACCCGCGCACCCACCTCGACGGCACCTGGTACGCCCGCTGGCGCGACCTGCCCCCCAACGAGCGCGGCCCCTTCCGCACCTACACCGTGCGGGACGTGCGGCCCGAGCATCGTGAGCTGGACGTCGACATGGTGGTCCACGACGACGGCGGGCCCGCCGCCCGCTGGCTCGCGGCCGCCGCGCCGGGCGAGGAGCTTATTGTGGTCGGCCCCGACGTGCGATCGCACGAGTCCCACGTCGGCATCGACTGGGCGCCGGGCACCGCCACGGAGCTGCTCCTTGCCGGGGACGAGACCGCCGCGCCCGCCATCTGCGCCATCCTCGAGACGCTCCCCGCCGGGCGGCGGGCCCGGGCCTTCATCGAGGTCCCCGACGCCGAGGACTTCCTCGACGTCGCCCTGCCCGCCCACGCGGAGATCACCTGGCTGGCCCGTGGTGGCCGGGCGCACGGTGAGCTCCTCGTGCCCGCCGTGCGGGAGTGGATCGGCGCCAACGCCCGCGTCGTCGAGCCGGCCAGGGCCCTGGGGGAGCAGCCCCTCGAGGACGTCGACGTCGACTCCGAGATCCTGTGGGACTCCCCGGTGGTGCGCGTGCTCGCGCACGACCTGTGCGGGCGGAGCGCCCGCTGCGGCAGCGACTTCTACGCCTGGTTCGCCGGCGAGGCCGGGATCATCCGGACGCTGCGCCGCCTGCTGGTCTCCGAGGCCGGGGTGTGCCGCCGCCGGGTCGCCTTCATGGGCTACTGGCGCCTCGGGCGCGCCGAGGCCCAGTAG
- a CDS encoding FecCD family ABC transporter permease, with product MTAIVSEAAPTAAAPATRRVAVLLAAVALLGFVLLASLALGARDVAPGDVLAALLHPVPGNTDHDVVLDQRVPRTLVGLAVGAALGLAGTIMQGITRNPLADPGLLGVNAGASLFVVLAIALVGVSSPGAYIWFALAGAALAAALVYGVGAIGREGATPVKLALAGTAVTAGATSIISLVLISDSDTLNSWRRWSVGSLAGRDADMVVSLAPFLVVGTVLALATGRTLNLLAMGDDVARGLGQNIHLARVVAAAAIVLLAGSATALAGPIVFVGLVVPHVVRPFTGPDYRWILPFSAVLGPLLLIAADVVGRLVVRPGELEAGIVVAVVGAPALIAIVRRVKLAGL from the coding sequence ATGACCGCCATCGTCAGCGAGGCCGCGCCCACCGCCGCCGCCCCGGCCACCCGGCGCGTGGCGGTGCTGCTCGCCGCCGTCGCGCTCCTCGGGTTCGTCCTGCTCGCGTCGCTCGCGCTCGGCGCCCGCGACGTCGCCCCCGGCGACGTCCTCGCCGCCCTGCTCCACCCCGTGCCCGGCAACACCGACCACGACGTCGTCCTGGACCAGCGGGTGCCACGCACCCTCGTGGGCCTGGCGGTCGGCGCCGCGCTCGGGCTCGCCGGCACGATCATGCAGGGCATCACCCGCAACCCGCTGGCCGACCCGGGACTGCTCGGCGTCAACGCCGGCGCGTCGCTCTTCGTGGTGCTGGCGATCGCGCTGGTCGGGGTGTCGAGCCCGGGCGCGTACATCTGGTTCGCGCTCGCCGGCGCGGCCCTGGCGGCCGCGCTCGTCTACGGCGTCGGTGCGATCGGCCGCGAGGGCGCGACGCCGGTCAAGCTCGCCCTCGCGGGCACGGCGGTGACCGCCGGGGCGACGTCGATCATCTCGCTCGTGCTCATCTCCGACTCCGACACGCTCAACAGCTGGCGGCGGTGGTCCGTCGGCTCCCTCGCCGGCCGCGACGCCGACATGGTCGTGTCGCTCGCCCCCTTCCTCGTCGTCGGCACTGTCCTCGCCCTGGCGACCGGCCGGACGCTGAACCTGCTGGCCATGGGCGACGACGTCGCCCGCGGCCTGGGGCAGAACATCCACCTGGCCCGTGTGGTGGCCGCGGCGGCGATCGTGCTCCTCGCCGGGTCCGCGACGGCGCTGGCCGGGCCGATCGTCTTCGTCGGTCTGGTGGTCCCGCACGTCGTGCGGCCCTTCACCGGACCGGACTACCGCTGGATCCTGCCGTTCTCCGCGGTGCTGGGGCCGTTGCTTCTCATCGCCGCCGACGTCGTCGGGCGTCTCGTCGTGCGCCCCGGCGAGCTCGAGGCGGGCATCGTCGTCGCCGTCGTGGGCGCCCCGGCGCTCATCGCGATCGTGCGCCGCGTGAAGCTGGCGGGGCTGTGA
- a CDS encoding FecCD family ABC transporter permease, with product MNAATVLTAPAGHAPAPRRRPARRRRVVTGVLVALVLALLWLGLTVENTLSVPDLLRTLAGQGTSGENFVVFRLRLPRLVLGALVGAAFALAGALFQTVLRNPLASPDILGISGGASLAAAGVILLGGLSGVAVSLAALGGAVGVAVAIYALAWRSGVSGYRFVLVGVGIAFLVNAGLGYLISRANINDVREALVWMVGSLGTPPWAHVAALAAALVVLVPGVALLAGRLRVLQLGDDTAGGLGVRVEVTRLTVLGAAVALAAVATAFAGPVAFVAFVSAPVARRLLPTAGLALVPSALVGVALVLAADLAGQHLLGLQVPVGIVTGVLGAPYLLWLLATANREGRGA from the coding sequence GTGAACGCCGCGACGGTCCTCACCGCGCCCGCCGGCCACGCCCCTGCCCCGCGGCGGCGGCCCGCGCGCCGCAGACGTGTCGTCACCGGCGTGCTCGTCGCGCTCGTGCTCGCCCTGCTCTGGCTGGGCCTGACGGTCGAGAACACCCTGTCGGTGCCCGACCTCCTGCGCACCCTGGCCGGGCAGGGCACCAGCGGGGAGAACTTCGTCGTCTTCCGGCTCCGCCTGCCGCGGCTGGTGCTCGGCGCCCTCGTCGGCGCCGCCTTCGCCCTTGCCGGCGCGCTGTTCCAGACCGTCCTGCGCAACCCGCTGGCGAGCCCGGACATCCTCGGTATCAGCGGCGGCGCGTCGCTCGCCGCCGCCGGCGTGATCCTCCTCGGCGGCCTGTCCGGCGTGGCCGTCTCCCTCGCCGCCCTCGGCGGCGCGGTGGGTGTCGCCGTCGCGATCTACGCCCTGGCCTGGCGGTCGGGGGTGAGCGGCTACCGGTTCGTCCTCGTCGGCGTCGGCATCGCGTTCCTGGTCAACGCCGGCCTGGGCTACCTGATCTCCCGCGCGAACATCAACGACGTCCGCGAGGCCCTGGTGTGGATGGTCGGCAGCCTCGGCACCCCGCCCTGGGCCCACGTCGCCGCACTGGCGGCCGCGCTCGTCGTGCTCGTTCCCGGCGTGGCCCTGCTCGCCGGGCGCCTGCGGGTGCTCCAGCTCGGCGACGACACGGCCGGCGGCCTCGGCGTGCGCGTGGAGGTCACCAGGCTGACGGTCCTCGGGGCCGCCGTCGCCCTCGCCGCCGTCGCCACGGCGTTCGCCGGGCCGGTCGCGTTCGTCGCCTTCGTCTCAGCGCCGGTCGCCCGGCGTCTGCTGCCGACGGCGGGACTGGCGCTGGTGCCCAGCGCCCTGGTCGGCGTCGCGCTCGTGCTCGCGGCGGACCTCGCCGGCCAGCACCTGCTCGGCCTGCAGGTCCCCGTGGGCATCGTCACCGGAGTCCTCGGGGCTCCGTACCTGCTGTGGCTGCTGGCCACGGCGAACCGGGAAGGACGCGGCGCGTGA
- a CDS encoding ABC transporter ATP-binding protein: MTRRREHELRAEALSLAYDGDLVVRDLDLEIPPGAITAIVGANGCGKSTLLRGVARLMRPRSGVVVLDGTPVHDRPAKEVARTIGILPQSATAPEGITVADLVGRGRYPHQGWFRQWTTTDDAVVHAALEATATLDLATRRVEELSGGQRQRVWIAMALAQDPDVLLLDEPTTFLDVTHQIDVLDLLLEQNRQRGTTVVMVLHDLNMAARYADHLVVMADGRVVATGAPSTVLTRELVGRAFGLEAKILPDPVCGSPMVVPIGRFHGATEPAAAAEPAAAAEPAATPTTTTGPSTRRSSSVPLTSWSST; the protein is encoded by the coding sequence GTGACCAGACGCCGAGAGCACGAGCTGCGCGCCGAGGCGCTGAGCCTGGCCTACGACGGCGACCTCGTCGTCCGCGACCTCGACCTCGAGATCCCGCCCGGCGCGATCACCGCGATCGTCGGGGCCAACGGGTGCGGGAAGTCCACCCTGCTGCGCGGCGTCGCCCGGCTGATGCGCCCGCGCTCCGGCGTCGTCGTCCTCGACGGCACCCCGGTGCACGACCGTCCGGCGAAGGAGGTCGCCCGGACCATCGGCATCCTGCCGCAGTCCGCGACGGCGCCCGAGGGCATCACCGTGGCCGACCTCGTCGGCCGCGGCCGGTACCCGCACCAGGGCTGGTTCCGGCAGTGGACCACCACCGACGACGCCGTCGTCCACGCCGCCCTCGAGGCCACCGCGACCCTCGACCTGGCCACGCGCCGCGTCGAGGAGCTTTCCGGGGGCCAGCGCCAGCGGGTGTGGATCGCCATGGCCCTCGCGCAGGACCCCGACGTGCTCCTCCTCGACGAGCCGACGACCTTCCTCGACGTCACCCACCAGATCGACGTCCTCGACCTGCTCCTGGAGCAGAACCGGCAGCGCGGCACCACCGTGGTCATGGTCCTGCACGACCTGAACATGGCCGCCCGGTACGCCGACCACCTCGTCGTCATGGCGGACGGGCGGGTGGTGGCCACCGGGGCGCCGTCCACGGTGCTCACCCGGGAGCTAGTCGGCCGGGCGTTCGGCCTGGAGGCGAAGATCCTGCCCGACCCGGTCTGCGGCTCCCCGATGGTGGTGCCGATCGGGCGCTTCCACGGCGCCACCGAGCCGGCCGCTGCGGCCGAGCCGGCCGCTGCGGCCGAGCCGGCCGCGACCCCGACCACGACCACCGGGCCCTCGACCCGGCGCTCGAGTTCCGTCCCCCTCACCTCATGGAGTTCCACATGA